From Lytechinus pictus isolate F3 Inbred chromosome 6, Lp3.0, whole genome shotgun sequence, the proteins below share one genomic window:
- the LOC129262932 gene encoding cationic amino acid transporter 4-like, with the protein MTFCRDLLSRISQRKPLGSDKELFETPLRRSLNTFQLCIMGMGAMFGSGLYVLTGVEVKEVTGPAIIISYAIALVAAMLSAICYVEFACRIPRTGSAYTFAYISLGELWAFVIGWDLILEYVITAAALASSITGYLDNLTGYAFRNFTVNVLMEGQTWDIPYLAPYPNIFACVAVVLVAIVIITGAKISSWVTTVCMTINIGVIAVIVVTGFAKADINNWEDNGGFVPNGTSSIIAGAATLFFSFVGFDAIAMANEETMNPRKSIPRATFLAILVTGTCYILASAVLTLLVPYTELDEQSAFASAFQARGIEWARWLVSVGAICAMFSALAMNLYCIPRTLYAISSDGLLFSCLSIINSYTHVPVYATLLAMFFATIPATFVPLVELVEFISIGVLVGYAFVAGAIIFLRYGPEDLRASTMDGVELSSLGQAPTNSNSGPANDSTALLDTTSIQTPGTLKHQFRSTPLLRELLRFESGVAVKASLLFSILFLFGSIAVIEHASLEIAKGEWWAIILLLLFGVCALGTFLIITLHYQNEDTKQYYRVPLVPWLPWLSIVCNVVLMLKLRKVTWLRYLVWLVAGLTIYASYGYRHSKVGMDRQQNEPSGESCTDEVHADNSATYGSTEQNDER; encoded by the exons ATGACTTTCTGCAGAGACCTTTTATCTAGGATCAGTCAAAGGAAACCGCTTGGTAGCGACAAGGAGCTCTTTGAGACGCCTTTGAGACGGTCCCTGAACACCTTTCAGCTCTGTATCATGGGCATGGGAGCCATGTTTGGTTCTGGTCTCTACGTCCTCACCGGCGTCGAGGTGAAAGAAGTCACCGGACCTGCCATCATAATATCCTACGCAATAGCTTTGGTTGCTGCCATGCTGTCCGCAATCTGCTACGTGGAGTTTGCTTGCAGAATCCCAAGGACAGGGTCGGCGTACACTTTCGCTTACATCTCTCTTGGAGAACTGTGGGCTTTTGTTATAGGGTGGGACTTGATTCTTGAGTACGTTATCACCGCTGCAGCGTTGGCCTCATCTATCACAGGATACCTGGACAACTTGACTGGGTATGCCTTCAGAAACTTCACCGTAAACGTCTTGATGGAGGGTCAAACGTGGGATATTCCATATCTTGCACCTTATCCTAATATATTCGCTTGCGTTGCGGTTGTTCTGGTGGCTATCGTAATTATAACTGGAGCGAAGATATCTTCATGGGTCACAACAGTTTGCATGACTATCAACATTGGTGTCATTGCCGTGATAGTTGTAACGGGTTTCGCTAAAGCCGATATCAACAACTGGGAGGACAATGGTGGTTTTGTGCCAAATGGAACTTCCAGCATCATAGCAGGAGCAGCCACGCTCTTTTTTTCCTTCGTCGGGTTCGATGCCATAGCAATGGCAAACGAAGAGACCATGAATCCACGGAAAAGTATTCCAAGGGCTACATTCTTAGCTATCCTTGTCACCGGCACCTGCTACATTCTTGCGTCAGCTGTCCTAACCCTATTGGTGCCCTATACAGAATTGGACGAACAGTCGGCATTCGCCAGCGCCTTTCAAGCCCGTGGGATAGAGTGGGCGAGGTGGCTAGTAAGTGTAGGTGCAATTTGCGCCATGTTTTCAGCCCTAGCCATGAATCTCTACTGCATCCCTAGAACTTTATACGCCATTTCTTCGGACGGGCTGCTCTTCAGTTGCTTGAGCATTATCAACAGCTACACGCACGTCCCCGTGTATGCCACTCTTCTTGCAATGTTTTTTGCCACCATACCGGCAACTTTTGTTCCTCTCGTAGAACTAGTGGAGTTTATCTCAATTGGAGTGTTAGTAGGGTATGCCTTCGTAGCAGGTGCAATCATCTTTCTCCGATACGGACCAGAAGACTTGAGGGCAAGTACCATGGATGGGGTGGAATTGTCATCCCTAGGACAAGCTCCAACCAATAGCAACAGCGGACCAGCCAATGATAGCACCGCTCTCCTGGACACCACGTCCATACAAACTCCTGGAACTCTGAAGCATCAGTTTCGTTCAACCCCTCTACTACGCGAGCTCCTACGATTCGAGTCAGGGGTAGCTGTTAAGGCCAGTCTACTCTTCTCGATTCTATTTCTGTTTGGTAGCATTGCCGTAATAGAACATGCTTCCCTGGAGATTGCAAAAGGAGAATGGTGGGCGATTATTTTACTCCTCCTTTTTGGCGTATGTGCACTCGGGACTTTCCTCATCATCACGCTTCACTATCAGAATGAAGATACAAAACAGTACTACAGG GTTCCTCTGGTCCCTTGGTTGCCGTGGCTCAGTATTGTGTGCAATGTTGTTCTCATGCTCAAACTCAGAAAGGTCACTTGGCTTCGGTATCTGGTCTGGCTCGTAGCTG
- the LOC129262930 gene encoding uncharacterized protein LOC129262930 — MKSFLVVLPVFLLSVQGVTSQYLGETDERAAIPPHEDPGHNTHQEAIIYACLAVVVVLAVLCTLILWFVVERNKSDIRRLDKIIPEIAERMRKETITANGELMSGTLTASHEFETEFLTNEEVQLTSYTRRNEGETAAEATATPSEPANGDVPRDRGEDHTETNREAVRTDAVNDDNQDDVRRHGQRQERSERHSNRHDERNRSGSPERRAHHNSYERRSHDRYSTPHDYAVVARRQNHARPPPPSYRHTYDGTYDNPVMSLQDEQDYRRSRRNGPVPTPAPKPAKRNVRPSSAYVASGSEYPEETPRPVSIIGIMGEEDGRRPTRHGHGRRYKSILYESHV, encoded by the coding sequence ATGAAATCGTTTCTAGTCGTGCTACCCGTATTCCTGCTATCGGTCCAAggggtgacgtcacaatacctCGGAGAAACTGACGAGCGCGCAGCTATACCTCCTCATGAGGACCCCGGTCACAACACACACCAGGAAGCGATCATTTACGCTTGCTTAGCAGTCGTCGTCGTCCTCGCCGTACTCTGCACTCTCATCCTTTGGTTCGTAGTTGAGCGTAACAAGAGCGACATTCGACGCTTGGACAAGATCATCCCCGAAATCGCAGAGAGAATGAGGAAGGAGACGATTACAGCGAACGGGGAGCTGATGTCGGGTACATTGACAGCTTCGCACGAATTTGAGACCGAGTTTCTGACGAATGAGGAGGTGCAGTTGACCTCGTATACGAGGCGGAATGAGGGAGAAACGGCAGCCGAGGCTACCGCCACGCCATCCGAACCGGCTAATGGTGACGTACCACGCGACCGCGGTGAAGACCATACAGAGACGAATCGCGAAGCGGTAAGGACCGACGCGGTAAACGATGATAATCAAGACGATGTCAGAAGACACGGTCAACGTCAAGAAAGAAGCGAACGTCACAGCAATCGGCATGATGAACGAAACCGCAGTGGAAGTCCCGAGAGGCGTGCGCATCACAACTCCTACGAGCGGCGTTCGCATGACCGTTATTCCACGCCCCACGATTACGCCGTCGTCGCTCGTCGTCAAAACCACGCCCGTCCACCGCCACCGTCATACCGCCACACATACGATGGTACGTACGACAATCCAGTAATGTCACTGCAAGACGAACAGGATTATCGACGCTCACGCAGGAACGGTCCAGTGCCGACGCCTGCACCGAAACCAGCAAAGCGTAATGTGCGTCCGTCGTCTGCTTATGTGGCCTCTGGAAGTGAATACCCAGAAGAAACACCCCGTCCAGTATCGATAATAGGCATTATGGGGGAAGAAGATGGCAGAAGACCAACTCGGCATGGGCATGGCCGTAgatataaatcaatattatatGAGAGCCATGTTTGA